A window from Plasmodium gaboni strain SY75 chromosome 9, whole genome shotgun sequence encodes these proteins:
- a CDS encoding hypothetical protein (conserved Plasmodium protein, unknown function) — protein sequence SYGIVNNILYGAGLGVGAVGFSLAILSSTILASSVLFSTYFCANTCNVNEDDMDDDFI from the exons GAAGTTATGGAATCGTAAACAATATCTTATATGGTGCAG GTTTAGGAGTTGGTGCTGTTGGATTTTCACTAGCTATTTTAAGTTCAACTATCTTAGCTTCTTCTGTTCTTTTCTCCACATATTTTTGTGCAAATACATGTAACGTAAACGAAGATGACATGGATGACGactttatataa
- a CDS encoding putative proteasome subunit beta type-6 has product MDVVSESQIKCHAEKSWDDEYDIKTPISDGTTIIGIIYDNGVMLACDSRTSSGTFISNKCSRKINRINENLYVCRSGASAHSQKIIEIIKHYCVSMKSENRKKGRFHEDETIYDDTTYDEEIDIDSINYLGYDNNNNNSNLVTKNKYFYEDKFNDYNPLVENVAYITKKIIYTNNNFLSCALIFGGYDKIKKQQLYAVNLNGSIIQKHDFAVSGSGSVYIQSYLQDKYKKFMTKKECFNLILNCVKYAMHNDNSSGGIIRIVNITKLYVEEYTVVNTHLDFQY; this is encoded by the coding sequence ATGGATGTTGTCAGTGAGTCTCAAATAAAATGTCATGCAGAAAAATCGTGGGATGACgaatatgatataaaaacaCCGATATCAGATGGTACTACAATTATTGGAATAATATATGACAATGGAGTTATGTTGGCTTGTGATAGTAGGACATCGTCAGGTACGTTTATAAGTAATAAATGCTCTAGAAAAATAAATCgtataaatgaaaatttatatgtttgtCGAAGTGGAGCCTCAGCACATAGTCAGAAAATTATtgaaattataaaacattATTGTGTATCTATGAAAAGTGAAAACAGGAAAAAAGGTAGATTCCATGAAGATGAAACAATATATGATGATACTACATATGATGAAGAAATAGATATTGATTCCATAAATTATTTAGgttatgataataataataataattcaaatcttgttacaaaaaataaatatttttatgaagATAAATTTAATGATTATAATCCTCTTGTTGAAAATGTAGcttatataacaaaaaaaattatctaTACTAATAATAACTTCTTATCATGTGCCCTCATCTTTGGAGGCtatgataaaattaaaaaacaACAATTATATGCTGTTAATTTAAATGGAAGTATTATTCAAAAACATGATTTTGCTGTTAGTGGTAGTGGTAgtgtatatatacaatCCTATCTAcaagataaatataaaaaatttatgaCCAAAAAAGAATGctttaatttaattttaaacTGTGTTAAATATGCTATGCATAATGATAATAGTAGTGGAGGAATAATACGTATTGTCAATATAACGAAATTGTATGTTGAAGAATATACTGTTGTAAATACACATTTGGACTTTCAATATTAA
- a CDS encoding hypothetical protein (conserved Plasmodium protein, unknown function) → MEDIKISYEEKEKLHKAFRQHEFRILFDEYFDEISNEKYRKEKEDYLLSLYFKGELKKDQIIIQPKEAFCIKTKILYSNQTSQKIFLNICTHEGIQNICFENAGSGSVGIPYSLSQIRPDKYGDNMSCLSIDCCVNPFTIDVIRKYNEIFNFMLEDVCLNIEKNIMKDKERICRDFKMLSNMKCKGEKPFLLCINKNVLKKNILLEEEKKLENLKKEYEEKNETSKDVDNVLKKSKIQTEIKTNNQEEKNKSNIQILDDDNNIKEDIIENYKKDGMKNKYFIYHQGSINMSSLFKIKEYKNTPISLNLPDKLKVVVYTDNYVNKKDIDITVQTERKVIEIKFNNKEKDLTINLPYPCDEKDYSCVLYMEKKKIEIYLTLHNEYVTRYAQEIYDKYISDEKDSFGYIDEVVQQYEQEEKNKNGNIEEQFKVIEENKNIEEQFKVIEENKNIEEQFKVIDINNEHNKESLKHNDHCENINNVCKQMDDNKYEIYDSSLQTSECILKEGDQINVNKRDNKLKNKDNKKDVFNFELQEKVNHENLFPNRSLNRSNNLLNFKEKDIRTDLNIQLINEKPNDKEKIFTQVNDNNSYINNSFEVEENYKKEKKHISERDFLSDTYNIYECADTGMILSSMIWYTYI, encoded by the exons ATGGAAGacataaaaataagttatgaagaaaaagagAAACTTCACAAAGCTTTCAGACAACATGAATTTcgaatattatttgatgaatattttgatgaaatatcaaatgaaaaatatcgaaaagaaaaagaagattatttattaagtttatattttaaaggcgagttaaaaaaagaccaaataataattcaacCTAAAGAAGCTTTTTGTATTAAAACAAAGATTCTTTATTCTAATCAAACAAgtcaaaaaatatttttaaatatttgtaCTCATGAAGgtattcaaaatatatgttttgAAAATGCTGGTAGTGGTTCAGTGGGTATTCCATATTCTCTTTCTCAGATTCGACCAGATAAATATG GAGACAATATGAGCTGCCTAAGCATCGACTGCTGTGTAAACCCCTTCACTATAGATGTAATAAGAAAATACAATGAgatttttaattttatgttAGAAGATGTATGCCTGAATATAGAGAAGAATATAATGAAAGACAAAGAAAGGATTTGCCGGGATTTTAAAATGTTGAGTAACATGAAGTGCAAAGGTGAGAAGccttttttattatgtataaataagaatgtgcttaagaaaaatattttgctagaagaagaaaaaaaattagaaaatCTTAAAAAAGAgtatgaagaaaaaaatgaaacaaGTAAAGATGTGGATAATGTATTAAAGAAAAGTAAAATTCAAACagaaataaaaacaaataatcaagaagaaaaaaataaatcaaatatacaaatattagatgatgataataatattaaagaggatattatagaaaattataagaaaGATGGAATGaagaataaatattttatatatcatcaaggttctataaatatgtcatccctttttaaaataaaggaatataaaaatacacCCATTTCACTTAACTTACCTGATAAATTAAAAGTTGTAGTATATACAGATAATTATGTAAACAAAAAAGATATTGATATAACTGTTCAAACAGAAAGAAAAGTTattgaaataaaatttaataataaggAAAAGGATTTAACTATTAATTTACCTTATCCATGCGATGAAAAGGATTATTCTTGTGTTTtatatatggaaaaaaaaaaaatagaaatatatttgacATTGCATAATGAATATGTTACAAGGTATGCTCAAGAGAtttatgataaatatatttctgATGAGAAAGATTCGTTTGGTTATATTGATGAGGTTGTTCAGCAGTATGAGCaggaagaaaaaaataaaaatggaaataTTGAAGAGCAATTTAAAGTGATAGAagagaataaaaatattgaagaACAATTTAAAGTGATAGAagagaataaaaatattgaagaACAATTTAAAGTGATAGACATAAATAATGAACATAATAAAGAATCGTTAAAGCATAACGACCACTGTGAGAACATTAATAATGTTTGTAAACAAATggatgataataaatatgagATTTATGATTCTTCTTTACAAACCAGTGAATGTATACTTAAAGAAGGAGACCAAATAAATGTGAACAAAAGAGAcaataaattaaaaaataaggataataaaaaggatGTATTCAATTTTGAACTACAGGAAaag GTGAATCATGAGAATTTATTTCCTAACAGAAGCTTAAATAGAagtaataatttattaaattttaaagaGAAAGATATAAGAACAGATTTGAATATACAATTAATAAACGAAAAACCGaatgataaagaaaaaatatttacacaagtaaatgataacaattcttatataaataattcgTTTGAAGTGgaagaaaattataaaaaagaaaagaaacATATAAGTGAGCGAGATTTTTTGAGTGACacttataatatatatgaatgtGCAGATACAGGAATGATTTTGTCTAGTATGATATggtatacatatatataa
- a CDS encoding putative protein MAM3, whose protein sequence is MQLWLLITCIVICGILSSLFSGLSLGIMMLDTLQLNLLILVSEKNKKEINNAKNARKILPLRNNTNEILVTFITANVMVNSAFSLLLSEVTDGFTSFIISTLIITIFGEIIPQSICSKHGLAIGGFFAPLIHVLKFILYLFAKPTSLLLDHFVGKNVLNTYDKKQLKALVDMHKSAANILHEDEAKILVSALELSQYKIVHIMTDIDYVFGIDYDTPINYDTIKKILKSGFSRIPVINRNKAECIVGLIHIKDLINIWFGINKIIFDNRNKLIAKQKIKKNGKIQLFYKTKSDINKKEMGHINKKEMVDINKKQMGDINKNEMDHINKNEMDHINKRENDDPLNNMQGVYQYMKKKTQKIRIANKVYTFNGKKLYSRKILKDEESDISSLNKKKKNITLSEESLNIKKKFISNYQDIYNNDIYNIKNNNTNINSNYNKKKHNNYSDHNIQSDSYNSNNIINNNANSDNTSYDDGPHNEDVKINIEGASFTNNNSSSSSCYSSSSYYSGSSYYSGSSYYSSNIIEKKKKKICHINNNNSLENHPYNKLINNQKEKKKKKINGSFIFKNNYYHMGPSDIINPSKLRNKKKQDMMKNIPRIITKNKKVNFVDYLSDNMIDTNDENSTVSSCNEYIYTNIKSKINFYDKNRNKIKTKQLAKIFNKKKKQITFRLWDGNKEKKIEKDIEKNNDMINTKNNEESGNNNINSNDSINGNNNINSNDSINGNNNINSNDNVNSNICNNNNNQESDIQSGEEMIGLIEDENFKLQDATHNNSDHSNKDMNKSLDKKKTTTKFRTLNNSYDNDNIFKNNKFNYSINNNKEQCNDLYNSDNLKSDKTINIKNIKTYDKEDATIKIKKNKWQLSQSIMIKENLNKEKNMKDIYKDIKNYITINENKSIEIPLKHILKHIGRYIYGVDYNDSILSLLNFFKTASNHMVVVRKVIYNDDEDPRYSHIGIITLEDVIEILLQEEISDEFDFKKIKTGSSIPSNFVWKNSDESKKKLKNKMRRRNHKVAFNKDNVKMIEGLDEDDSKKQTPQTTTINNNHNNNNNNNNNSNIHLDSDVKKVIISPSHKDILKRAQTILKYKKEIINFLKENIYFKYIDPQLLNQYIQRKKIKTLYKDEVLLKDNTFLNYAIILIKGKVKKLSSYESQNIIQDKCFIGLEALGPSNIIELFNQTIEKRNSLIKNMEEEEEKKKKRRKFTISRPRLTLKSFRKKETILKNKQTITNKKLPNQVIKSNTHVIKKNINILFRKWYTQHVYYNKNAYIAETTCEYIMIPKSDYMDMIIECYCNNQVEEIIEAS, encoded by the exons ATGCAATTATGGTTGCTGATTACTTGTATTGTGATATGCGGTATCCTGAGCTCTCTTTTTTCAG GATTATCGCTTGGAATTATGATGCTTGATACACTCCAATTGAACTTACTCATATTAGTATCTGAGAAGAATaagaaagaaataaataatgcAAAGAATGctagaaaaatattaccATTAAGAAATAATACTAATGAAATACTTGTAACATTTATAACAGCAAATGTTATGGTTAATTCTGCATTTAGTTTGTTATTAAGTGAAGTTACTGATGGATTTACatcttttataatttcaACATTAATAATTACAATATTTGGAGAAATAATTCCTCAGTCTATATGTTCTAAGCATGGATTAGCTATAGGTGGATTCTTCGCACCTTTAATTCATGTTCTTAAGTTTATTCTATATCTTTTTGCCAAGCCCACTAGTTTGTTGCTGGACCACTTCGTCG GCAAGAACGTGCTGAACACCTACGACAAGAAACAATTGAAGGCTCTGGTCGACATGCATAAAAGTGCTGcaaatattttacatgAGGATGAAGCTAAGATTTTAGTAAGTGCCCTTGAACTTTCTCAATACAAGATTGTTCATATAATGACAGATATAGATTATGTTTTTGGCATTGATTATGACACACCCATAAATTATgatacaataaaaaaaatattgaagaGTGGTTTCTCAAGAATTCCTGTTATCAACAGAAATAAAGCAGAATGTATTGTAGGGctcatacatataaaagatttaataaatatatggttcggcataaataaaataatatttgataacagaaataaattaatagcaaaacaaaaaataaaaaaaaatggaaagATCCAAttgttttataaaacaaaaagtgatataaataaaaaggaaatgggtcatataaataaaaaggaaatggttgatataaataaaaagcAAATGGgtgatataaataaaaatgaaatggatcatataaataaaaatgaaatggatcatataaataaaagagaAAATGATGACcctttaaataatatgcAAGGTGTTTATCAgtatatgaaaaaaaaaacacaaaaaataagaatagCAAATAAGGTTTATACATTTAATGGtaagaaattatatagTCGTAAAATTTTAAAGGATGAAGAAAGTGATATATCGtcattaaataaaaaaaaaaagaatatcACATTATCAGAAGAATCTTtgaatattaaaaaaaagtttatAAGTAATTATCaggatatatataataatgacatatataatataaaaaataataatacaaatataaatagtaattataataaaaagaaacataataattatagtgatcataatatacaatcagattcatataatagtaataatattataaataataatgcTAACAGTGATAATACAAGTTATGATGATGGGCCTCATAATGAAGATgtcaaaataaatatagaaGGAGCTAGCtttacaaataataatagtagtagtagtagtTGTTATAGTAGTAGTAGTTATTATAGTGGTAGTAGTTATTATAGTGGTAGTAGTTATTATAGTAGTAATataattgaaaaaaaaaaaaaaaaaatatgtcatataaataataataattcattaGAAAATCATCCATATAATAAACTTATTAATAatcaaaaagaaaaaaaaaaaaaaaaaataaatggatcatttattttcaaaaataattattaccATATGGGACCATCTGATATTATTAATCCCTCCAaattaagaaataaaaaaaaacaagatatgatgaaaaatataCCCAGaataattacaaaaaataaaaaagttaATTTTGTAGATTATTTATCAGATAATATGATTGATActaatgatgaaaatagTACAGTATCTTCATgtaatgaatatatatatactaatattaaaagtaaaataaatttttatgataaaaatcgtaataaaattaaaacaaagCAGCTAGCCAAAATATTCAATAAGAAGAAGAAACAAATAACATTTAGATTATGGGATGGCAAcaaagaaaagaaaattgAGAAGGAcattgaaaaaaataatgatatgaTTAATACgaaaaataatgaagaaagtggtaataataatattaatagtaaCGACAGCATCAATGgtaacaataatattaatagtaaCGACAGCATCAATGgtaacaataatattaatagtaaCGACAACGTCAATAGTAATATATGtaacaataataacaatCAAGAGAGTGATATACAAAGCGGGGAAGAAATGATTGGTCTTATAGAAGATGAAAATTTTAAGTTACAAGATGCCACACATAATAATTCTGACCATAGTAATAAAGATATGAACAAAAGCcttgataaaaaaaaaacaacTACAAAATTTAGAACACTGAATAATTCATATGACAATGATAATatctttaaaaataataaatttaattattctataaataacaataaaGAACAATGtaatgatttatataattcagACAACTTGAAAAGTGATAAAACcataaacataaaaaatataaaaacatatgataaagaagatgcaacaataaaaataaaaaagaataaatgGCAATTATCACAAAGTATAAtgataaaagaaaatttgaataaagaaaaaaatatgaaagatatatataaagatataaaaaattatataactattaatgaaaataaaagtattGAAATACcattaaaacatatattaaaacatataggaagatatatatatggagTTGATTATAATGATAGTATATTATCTCTTTTAAACTTTTTTAAAACTGCAAGTAATCATATGGTTGTTGTAAGAAAAGTTAtttataatgatgatgaagatCCTAGATATTCTCACATTGGTATTATAACATTAGAAGATGTAATCGAAATTTTATTGCAAGAAGAAATTTCAGATGAATTCGATTTtaagaaaattaaaacGGGTTCTAGTATACCTTCTAATTTTGTGTGGAAAAATTCTGATgaatcaaaaaaaaaattgaaaaataaaatgagAAGAAGAAATCATAAGGTGGCTTTTAATAAGGACAATGTTAAAATGATAGAAGGCTTAGATGAAGATGATTCGAAAAAACAAACACCCCaaacaacaacaataaataataatcataataataataataataataataataatagtaatattCATCTTGATAGTGATGttaaaaaagtaataattTCTCCTTCACATaaagatattttaaaaagagCACAAACTATTCtcaaatataaaaaagaaattatcAACTTcttaaaagaaaatatatattttaaatacaTAGATCCGCAATTATTAAATCAATATAtacaaagaaaaaaaataaaaacattatataaagatgaagtattattaaaagataataCTTTCTTAAATTATGCTATCATCTtaataaaaggaaaagtaaaaaaattatcatcatatgaatcacaaaatattatacaagATAAATGTTTTATAGGACTAGAAGCTTTAGGACCATCAAATATTattgaattatttaatCAAACCAttgaaaaaagaaattcacttataaaaaatatggaagaagaagaagaaaaaaaaaaaaaaagaagaaaattCACAATCTCAAGACCACGATTAACATTAAAAAGttttagaaaaaaagaaaccatcttaaaaaataaacaaactattacaaataaaaaattgCCCAATCAAGTTATAAAATCAAATACAcatgttataaaaaaaaatataaatatattatttagaAAGTGGTATACCCAGCATGTCTACTATAATAAAAATGCATATATAGCAG aaACCACATGTGAATACATCATGATTCCTAAGAGTGATTATATGGATATGATAATAG aatGTTATTGTAACAACCAAGTGGAGGAAATTATTGAAGCGagttaa
- a CDS encoding adenylate kinase-like protein 2: NDEVISSILKEKINNLDSKKKRGYIVEGYPNNNLQAYNCLKYFPSHVFVLYADEEYIYKKYEEENDIAIFSNTQKKEYEINELYEIKDLNVKPLKDQVLSYIRNISDILTILGSNKNVLNLHDFNEQMLIDHVKNEISKNKDEWDSTLNEDTI, encoded by the exons TTAATGATGAGGTAATTTCTTCTATACTTAAAGAAAAGATAAATAATTTAGACTCTAAGAAGAAAAGAGGTTATATTGTGGAGGGATACCCCAACAATAATCTTCAAGCATATAATTGTCTCAAATATTTTCCTTCGCATGTTTTTGTTCTATATGCCGatgaagaatatatttataaaaaatatgaagaagaaaatgatattGCCATTTTTTCAAacacacaaaaaaaagaatatgaaataaatgaactctatgaaataaaagatTTAAATGTGAAACCTTTAAAAGACCAAGTGCTTTCATATATAAG AAATATATCCGATATATTGACTATCCTTGgaagtaataaaaatgttttgAACCTACACGATTTTAATGAGCAAATGTTAATTGATCACGTTaaa AATGAAATTTCCaaaaataaagatgaaTGGGATTCAACTTTAAACGAGGATActatttaa
- a CDS encoding putative profilin produces the protein MAEEYSWDSYLNDRLLATNQVSGAGLASEEDGVVYACVAQGEESDPNFDKWSLFYKEDYDIEVEDENGTKTTKTINEGQTILVVFNEGYAPDGVWLGGTKYQFINIERDLEFEGYNFDVATCAKLKGGLHLVKVPGGNILVVLYDEEKEQDRGNSKIAALTFAKELAESSQ, from the exons atggcAGAAGAATATTCATGGGACAGTTATTTAAATGATCGCCTTTTAGCAACCAATCAAGTTTCAGGAGCTGGATTAGCTTCG GAAGAAGATGGAGTTGTCTATGCTTGTGTAGCTCAGGGTGAAGAAAGTGACCCAAATTTTGATAAATGGTCACTCTTTTATAAAGAAGATTATGATATTGAAGTTGAAGATgaa AATGGTACCAAAACTACCAAAACCATAAATGAAGGACAAACTATCCTAGTAGTTTTTAATGAAGGATATGCTCCTGATGGAGTTTGGCTCGGTGGTACTAAATATcaatttataaatattgaaaGAGATTTAGAATTTGAAGGTTATAATTTTGATGTAGCTACTTGTGCTAAATTAAAAGGTGGTCTTCACTTGGTGAAAGTTCCAGGAGGAAATATATTAGTTGTATTAtatgatgaagaaaaagagCAAGACAGAG GAAACTCCAAAATCGCTGCCTTGACTTTTGCAAAAGAGCTAGCTGAAAGTAGccaataa
- a CDS encoding putative peptide release factor — protein sequence MFKRFLSLFKVLYRTHVTYLKNEQKNLLYELSKKEIRKISEHKAYSEIIKLQKHSETLYSLNEELDIYQQLLKEITDSKESYQERLKTNEDIIHLNYNIENVTNLIIEDIILFYKSYVNKDHHLDATEIKMEITAGVGGLEAKMFAKELFHMYENFCKVRNYEYEIKDTINDESKENKNIVLYIRGNNVYEDFYQENGIHRVQRIPINSKKVQTSTSVVFIFDEKKQKDNIMKKIKFSKKDLIIETKRSGGAGGQSVNKNETCVKIIHKPTNIFVEVQKTSSQIQNKNIAMQLLKDKLYNFYYELEKNNFLKDKKNQKQTADRSHKIRTYNFLHNVIIDHITNTQYSGIQNFFKGNMLIQLINKKKQLYYQNIIDQTIQYIFSLIDCQTGDLTIYYPKNKLK from the exons ATGTTTAAAAGGTTCTTATCTTTATTTAAGGTTCTTTATAGAACACATGTAACATATTTAAAGAACgaacaaaaaaatttactCTATGAATTATCTAAAAAAGAGATACGAAAGATAAGTGAACATAAAGCATACAGtgaaattataaaattacaaaaaCATTCTGAAACGttatattctttaaatgaagaattagatatatatcaacaattattaaaagaaattacTGATTCTAAAGAATCTTATCAAGAGCGtttaaaaacaaatgaGGACATTATCCACTTGAATTACAATATTGAAAATGTAACTAATTTAATAATTGAggatataatattattttataaatctTATGTTAATAAGGACCATCACTTGGATGCAACAGAAATTAAAATGGAG ATTACTGCTGGAGTTGGAGGACTAGAAGCCAAGATGTTTGCTAAAGAATTATTTCATATGTATGAAAATTTTTGTAAGGTTCGAAATTATGAATATGAAATAAAGGATACGATAAATGATGAATCgaaagaaaataaaaatattgttttatatattcgAGGAAATAATGTATATGAAGATTTTTATCAAGAAAATGGAATTCACCGTGTACAGCGTATTCCTATAAATAGTAAAAAGGTTCAAACATCTACATCTgttgtttttatatttgatgaaaaaaaacaaaaagataatattatgaaaaaaattaaattttctAAAAAAGATCTCATAATAGAAACAAAACGTTCAGGAGGTGCAGGAGGACAAAgtgtaaataaaaatgaaacatgtgttaaaataatacataaacctacaaatatatttgtagAAGTTCAAAAAACTTCCAGTcaaatacaaaataaaaatatagctatgcaattattaaaagataaattatataactTCTATTATGAActagaaaaaaataattttttaaaagataaaaaaaatcaaaaacAAACTGCAGATAGAAGTCATAAAATTAGAACCtataattttttacataatgttattattgATCATATAACTAATACACAATATTCAGGCATACAAAACTTTTTTAAAGGAAACATGTTAATACAacttataaataaaaaaaaacaattatattatcaaaatataattgaCCAAACaattcaatatattttttctttaatcGATTGTCAAACGGGCGACCTCACAATATATTATccaaaaaataaattaaaataa
- a CDS encoding M18 aspartyl aminopeptidase translates to MDKKAREYAQDALKFIQRSGSNFLACKNLKERLENNGFINLSEGETWNINKNEGYVLCKENRNICGFFVGKNFNIDTGSILISIGHIDSCALKISPNNNVIKKKIHQINVECYGSGLWHTWFDRSLGLSGQVLYKKENKLVEKLIQINKSVLFLPSLAIHLQNRTRYDFSVKINYENHIKPIIATTLFNQLNKGKKNNMQHNLTPTKDKNVSHNLDSQNKRDDKLCHSYNDKNDSNNNLDNNNNNNVEHMINEKNEEKNKHTKNNSNNKDVVEHVNTDNNSYPLLYLLSKELNCKEEDILDFELCLMDTQEPCFTGVFEEFIEGARFDNLLGSFCVFEGFIELIKSIKNQTLNENTNNKNNITNDINNNIHNNLYICIGYDHEEIGSLSEIGARSYCTKNFIDRIITSVFKKQIYEHNLTVQEIYGNLVNRSFILNVDMAHCSHPNYPETVQDNHQLYFHEGIAIKYNTNKNYVTSPFYASLIKRTFELYSNIYKQQIKYQNFMVKNDTPCGSTVGSMVAANLSMPGIDIGIPQLAMHSIREIAAVHDVFFLIKGVFAFYTYYNQVLSTCVQDK, encoded by the coding sequence atggATAAGAAAGCTAGGGAATATGCGCAGGATGCTCTTAAATTTATTCAAAGAAGTGGTAGTAATTTTTTAGCCTGTAagaatttaaaagaaaGACTAGAGAACAATGgttttattaatttaagTGAAGGGGAGACATggaatataaataagaatgAAGGTTATGTTTTATGTAAAGAGAATCGTAATATTTGTGGTTTTTTTGTTGGTAAGAATTTTAATATAGATACAGGTTCTATATTAATATCTATTGGACATATAGATTCGTGTGCTTTGAAAATATCAcctaataataatgtaataaaaaagaaaatacaTCAAATTAATGTTGAATGTTATGGATCAGGTTTATGGCATACATGGTTTGATAGAAGTTTAGGTTTATCAGGACaagtattatataaaaaagaaaataagCTAGTTGAGAAATTAATTCAAATTAATAAATCAGTTCTTTTCTTGCCTAGTTTAGCTATACATTTACAAAATAGAACCCGTTATGATTTTTCGgtaaaaattaattatgaaaatcatataaaacCTATTATTGCTACAACACTATTTAATCAGTTGAATAAAGgcaaaaaaaataacatgCAACATAATCTTACTCCAACtaaagataaaaatgttAGTCACAATTTAGATTCACAAAATAAAAGAGATGATAAACTTTGCCATTcttataatgataaaaatgacAGTAATAACAAtttagataataataataataataacgTCGAACATATgattaatgaaaaaaatgaagaaaaaaataaacatacaaaaaataattcaaataataaagatgTTGTAGAACATGTAAATACagataataattcatatcctttattatatcttttatcTAAAGAATTAAATTGTAAGGAAGAAGATATTTTAGATTTTGAATTATGTTTAATGGATACACAAGAACCATGTTTTACAGGAGTTTTTGAAGAATTTATTGAAGGAGCACGAtttgataatttattaGGATCATTTTGTGTTTTTGAAGGATTTATAGAACTtataaaaagtataaaaaatcaaacattaaatgaaaatacaaataataaaaataatataactaatgatatcaataataatattcataataatctttatatatgtattgGTTATGATCATGAAGAAATAGGATCTCTTAGTGAAATAGGTGCACGTTCTTATTGTACTAAAAATTTTATTGACAGAATCATTACATctgtttttaaaaaacaaatatatgaacataATTTAACAGTTCAAGAAATTTATGGAAATCTTGTTAATCgttcttttattttaaatgttGATATGGCTCATTGTAGTCATCCAAATTATCCAGAAACGGTTCAAGATAATCATCAATTATATTTCCATGAAGGTATTGCTATTAAATACAATACTaacaaaaattatgttACTTCTCCATTCTATGCAAGCTTAATTAAAAGAACATTCGAATTATattctaatatatataaacaacAAATCAAATATCAAAACTTTATGGTCAAAAATGATACACCATGTGGTAGTACCGTAGGATCAATGGTTGCAGCTAATCTTTCTATGCCTGGTATTGACATTGGTATTCCACAACTAGCCATGCATTCTATTAGAGAAATTGCAGCTGTGCATGATGTCTTCTTTCTAATCAAAGGTGTTTTTGCATTCTATACATACTACAACCAAGTCCTATCCACATGTGTACAAGACAAATAG